One genomic window of Erinaceus europaeus chromosome 19, mEriEur2.1, whole genome shotgun sequence includes the following:
- the RGS1 gene encoding regulator of G-protein signaling 1, which produces MPGMFFSANTKELKGTSHSLLDDKTAKRRPKTFGMDMKAYLRSMIPHLESGMKPSKSKDILSADEVIQWSQSLGKLLANQTGQNVFGKFLKSEFSEENIEFWLACEDYKKTDSGLLHCKAEKIYKAFVHSDAAKQINIDFRTRESTAKKIKAATPTCFDEAQKIIYTLMEKDSYPRFLKSDIYLNLLNDLQADSLK; this is translated from the exons ATGCCAGGGATGTTCTTCTCTGCTAACACAAAGGAACTGAAAGGAACCAGTCATTCACTTCTAGACGATAAGACAGCCAAGAGGAGGCCCAAAACTTT TGGGATGGACATGAAAGCGTACCTTAGATCTATGATCCCACATCTGGAATCTGGAATGAAACCTTCCAAGTCTAAGGACAT ACTTTCTGCTGATGAAGTAATACAGTGGTCTCAATCTCTGGGAAAACTTCTTGCTAATCAAA ctggCCAAAATGTCTTTGGAAAGTTTCTCAAGTCTGAATTCAGTGAGGAGAATATTGAGTTCTGGCTTGCTTGTGAAGACTATAAAAAAACAGACTCTGGTCTCTTGCATTGCAAAGCAGAGAAAATATATAAGGCGTTTGTGCATTCAGATGCTGCTAAACAA ATCAATATTGACTTCCGGACTCGAGAATCCACAGCCAAAAAGATTAAAGCAGCAACCCCCACTTGCTTTGATGAAGCTCAAAAAATCATATACACTCTCATGGAAAAGGATTCCTATCCCAGGTTCCTCAAATCAGACATTTACTTAAATCTTCTGAACGACCTTCAGGCTGATAGTCTCAAGTGA